The following proteins come from a genomic window of Candidatus Omnitrophota bacterium:
- a CDS encoding SGNH/GDSL hydrolase family protein, producing MFILLFLEIAFRLYALVGQMSSREIQQDFIERFAVPDSYGIVRPHVQLELRSFFPTGKLIDYPVNVSTNSYGMRMREISLKKTPNVIRIAVMGDSCTFGWMVPEENVYSRVLEILLNQNGAAKYEVLNFGVPGYTSFHGLKQYDRLVKPFQPDIIIPAFGFNDSYESRFSEAELFARMEELHLSKGLSGTALFFYDHSRLAKWLIGRLRSRGKSLVEAEYRRRAQQNLWFPRVSREEYIANIKAIYADAQSYGAKMLLLHLDLPNSWVKEPLRQLSKELPAPLLDAQSLFEASAAENSQPSLPANLMAPGVQPGVKSNSRALLLRVYVPLQETVKDRIYVAGNNPSGGDWMPNAIALYDDGANGDEQADDRVWSLRIETESQILMDYAFTNSGPAGKWQETEPIFENTPKAIRHYYRVDLKTLPPGSFWVSPIHVLNQLPYQNIRLPQDPIHPNKQGHRLIAEKLGEMVLRGK from the coding sequence TTGTTTATCCTTCTTTTTCTGGAAATCGCCTTTCGCCTCTATGCGCTCGTTGGCCAAATGTCATCAAGAGAAATACAGCAGGATTTCATCGAGCGCTTCGCTGTTCCCGATTCTTACGGCATTGTCCGGCCTCATGTGCAATTGGAACTCCGCTCCTTTTTCCCCACGGGAAAACTGATCGATTATCCCGTCAACGTTTCTACAAATTCCTACGGAATGCGCATGAGAGAAATTTCGCTAAAGAAAACTCCCAACGTCATCCGCATCGCCGTCATGGGCGATTCCTGCACTTTTGGCTGGATGGTCCCGGAAGAGAACGTCTATTCCAGAGTGTTGGAAATCCTCCTTAACCAAAACGGCGCAGCGAAATACGAAGTCTTGAACTTCGGCGTTCCCGGCTATACGTCGTTTCACGGCTTGAAGCAATACGACCGGCTGGTTAAACCATTCCAGCCCGATATCATTATCCCCGCTTTTGGATTCAACGACAGTTACGAGAGCCGATTTTCCGAAGCGGAACTCTTCGCCCGTATGGAAGAATTGCATCTATCGAAAGGGCTTTCGGGAACGGCGCTTTTTTTCTACGACCATAGCCGTTTGGCGAAATGGCTGATCGGACGCTTGCGCAGCCGGGGCAAATCGCTCGTTGAAGCGGAATACCGCCGCCGAGCGCAGCAAAACCTCTGGTTCCCCCGCGTTAGCCGCGAGGAATACATCGCCAACATAAAAGCGATTTACGCCGACGCTCAAAGCTACGGCGCCAAGATGCTGCTGCTGCATCTCGATCTGCCCAATTCCTGGGTCAAAGAACCATTGCGGCAATTGTCAAAAGAGTTGCCCGCTCCCCTGTTGGATGCGCAATCCCTTTTCGAAGCAAGCGCCGCCGAGAATTCGCAACCGTCCCTTCCCGCCAACCTGATGGCGCCGGGCGTTCAGCCAGGAGTCAAATCCAATTCGCGAGCCTTGCTTCTGCGCGTCTACGTCCCGCTGCAGGAAACCGTCAAAGATCGAATATACGTCGCCGGCAACAATCCCTCCGGCGGAGACTGGATGCCGAACGCCATCGCCCTTTACGACGACGGCGCCAACGGCGACGAACAAGCGGACGACCGCGTATGGTCGCTGCGAATCGAAACCGAAAGCCAAATCCTTATGGACTATGCTTTCACCAATAGCGGCCCAGCGGGAAAATGGCAGGAAACGGAGCCGATCTTCGAAAACACGCCCAAAGCCATTCGCCATTACTATCGCGTCGATCTCAAAACTCTGCCCCCCGGTTCGTTTTGGGTATCCCCTATCCATGTTTTAAACCAACTCCCCTATCAAAATATCCGCCTGCCCCAAGACCCCATCCACCCCAACAAACAAGGTCACCGCCTCATAGCGGAAAAACTGGGGGAGATGGTTTTGCGGGGGAAATAG
- a CDS encoding SpoIIE family protein phosphatase, with amino-acid sequence MIRINIPFQFKIYLLIIVLFILMVNFTTTRVNSIVTHRIMEEDESRFKDLKTVFFNLLNTKIETIRNEALLQSEQKHIRQSLSMLSEGRLVESFLVSSFPRSDQRDLIILTDAQGKVIDGKIVLSGRKSGDILRNPIKIQECLQTFYGIQSALQGVPKTDYLFVEKEFPFSLFAVASVPVVDPDRKDKAFGAVCIGFPVDENLAWDLRSGSRFHIGFVLHNRLITTTLDSQRAIDFRNFWDNMAQKEKNSLLNQTKVLTLFRNRYLVYASPLPHAKGNEGLYIILSPLEEKYQFLNQLRTSIYTVSLYILFVTLLLGFFLARGVTAPIKSLAGTVSRIAEGDYSVDASIRTGDELEFLGGEINRLTRTLKERADEINKYVAEIKEWNKGLENKVAKRTQDLEEKNFRLRLISEELSRAYSQIDDELKTVGELQKNLLPKPTLDLDGVSIRCFYMPNGRTGGDYYDFFPLGRQEMYVLIADVSGHGAPAAFIMGITRSIAHTLIKRKSSPGDVLTSLSNTLVGAIRSGEFVTMFLGRLDLDAQVLTYSAAGHPPPVLYSKQDGTLTDIEVNRGLPLGILENHQYDELSLQLQPGDRLLLYTDGIIEACDAKREPFGEERLRAVMRKCEHSSPKDLLDMIMLELEQYVQHPLDVDPLDDDVTLVALDFKAFSLPPMKEWDENLNS; translated from the coding sequence ATGATTCGAATCAATATCCCATTTCAATTTAAAATCTACTTGCTCATCATCGTTCTGTTTATCCTGATGGTGAATTTTACCACCACCCGAGTCAACAGCATCGTAACCCATCGTATTATGGAAGAAGACGAATCCCGTTTTAAGGATTTGAAGACGGTTTTTTTCAATTTGTTGAATACGAAAATCGAAACCATCCGCAATGAAGCTCTTTTGCAGTCCGAGCAAAAGCATATTCGCCAATCGCTGAGCATGTTGAGCGAAGGCCGATTAGTTGAAAGTTTCCTCGTCTCCTCTTTCCCTCGTTCCGATCAGCGCGATTTGATTATCCTTACCGACGCGCAAGGCAAAGTCATTGACGGCAAGATCGTCTTGAGCGGAAGAAAATCGGGCGATATCCTCCGTAATCCGATTAAAATCCAGGAATGTCTTCAAACCTTTTACGGCATTCAAAGCGCCCTTCAAGGCGTTCCTAAAACCGATTATCTCTTCGTTGAGAAGGAATTTCCTTTTTCACTCTTCGCCGTCGCTTCCGTTCCCGTCGTAGACCCGGATCGGAAAGACAAGGCGTTCGGGGCCGTTTGCATCGGCTTCCCCGTCGACGAAAACCTCGCCTGGGACCTTCGCAGCGGCAGCCGCTTTCATATTGGCTTTGTGCTCCACAACCGTCTTATCACAACGACGTTGGACAGCCAGCGCGCCATCGACTTCCGCAACTTCTGGGACAACATGGCGCAAAAGGAAAAGAACTCGCTATTAAACCAAACCAAGGTTCTTACCCTATTCAGAAATCGCTATCTTGTCTACGCATCCCCACTGCCTCACGCGAAAGGAAACGAGGGTTTATATATCATCCTTAGTCCATTGGAAGAAAAATACCAATTCCTGAATCAATTGCGAACTTCGATCTATACCGTCAGTCTCTATATTCTGTTCGTCACGCTGCTTTTGGGCTTTTTTCTAGCGCGCGGCGTTACGGCGCCCATCAAATCCCTCGCTGGAACCGTCTCCCGCATTGCGGAAGGCGACTATTCCGTGGACGCCTCCATACGCACAGGGGACGAGTTGGAATTCCTCGGCGGCGAAATCAACCGTTTGACCCGCACGCTTAAGGAAAGAGCGGACGAAATCAATAAATACGTCGCGGAAATAAAGGAATGGAACAAGGGACTGGAAAACAAAGTAGCCAAACGCACCCAAGACCTGGAAGAGAAGAATTTCCGCCTACGCCTGATCTCGGAAGAACTTAGCCGCGCCTATAGCCAGATCGACGATGAATTAAAGACCGTCGGCGAGTTGCAAAAGAACCTGCTGCCCAAGCCTACGCTGGATCTCGACGGCGTCAGCATCCGTTGCTTCTATATGCCCAACGGACGCACCGGAGGCGATTACTACGATTTCTTCCCGTTAGGCCGGCAGGAGATGTACGTGCTGATCGCTGATGTTTCCGGCCACGGCGCCCCGGCGGCCTTCATTATGGGCATCACCCGCTCTATCGCTCATACTCTCATTAAACGGAAAAGTTCGCCAGGCGATGTCCTCACCAGTCTGAGCAACACCCTCGTCGGCGCCATCCGCTCTGGCGAATTCGTTACCATGTTTCTTGGACGCCTCGATCTCGACGCACAGGTTTTGACCTATTCCGCCGCTGGACACCCGCCGCCCGTTCTCTATTCCAAGCAGGATGGAACCCTAACGGATATCGAAGTTAACCGCGGCTTGCCCCTGGGCATCCTGGAAAACCATCAATACGACGAACTTAGCCTCCAACTTCAACCCGGAGACCGGCTGTTGCTCTATACGGACGGCATAATAGAAGCCTGCGATGCCAAAAGAGAACCCTTCGGGGAAGAACGCCTGCGCGCCGTGATGCGCAAATGCGAACACTCTTCGCCCAAAGACCTTCTCGACATGATTATGTTGGAATTGGAACAATACGTCCAACACCCCCTGGACGTCGATCCACTGGACGACGATGTAACCCTCGTCGCCCTTGACTTTAAAGCATTCTCGTTGCCGCCGATGAAGGAGTGGGATGAGAATCTGAATTCCTAA
- a CDS encoding glycosyltransferase family 39 protein, whose amino-acid sequence MLNRKESSHPSSGFAPGTNAVFFLLTVLVFPLYLYHNPARWDAIVSHWPALFYVFRPYTILGHGRDLLLLLILWLIGHGLGKGIFALAHPARRDDLSFAFTIPMGWSVLSFAVFSLSMAQRLNSLAIALTLAILFFASCVFWLRNRAQLSYEPKRMIRTIADVPFYVKLFCLLILVSIFYAFVSSLMPPTQSDGLRYHLSVPKIYLSYGGFVLLPHLAFSNFPFLIEYLYAIPLAFGSNCGPKLIHFSYFVFTLGLLYDLGKNLGGRNGGIFSVLLLAVVPFVPIFSSWSFIEFGLTCYTVMGFIFCLRSIEQLRAGENSKATREAILAGLSGGLILGCKYTSLTTVFFFLFFMLIFAGKGNYRRAAGHAFLAGTIAAVLASPWYVKNLVLLGNPIYPFARSLFPTPYWTDFNAAFFAYHAGLKGNLNALAQYNLWEKILDFATLPARITFFPGEERHFPENFGAWPVGTLWLALAPLLLLRRRWNFRLTALVLFSFILFVTWAYTYRDTRFLLSSMALLAPVLAAGMTELMERPLVRWLLFGMASYGLIFTTGLMLLYRAHDAQGRYDSWGKYDPWLVVSGKISGEQYLEDFNEFTKYENHAFRFLRENTAPHEKTLLHGIEHPFYCPNDFAGADWFNTDPLIAWSWECSTAQELLERLRSEKVRYVIYHYGKIKLPGYYQYYRLFRLPLSLSLPLLNELNKREKMRVQYTDTYNYWLRTRYEEELQQAEAQAPNIAILNQLLDGGMLPEVFRYEASPKNPYEGISVLKVPESAP is encoded by the coding sequence ATGTTGAATCGCAAAGAATCCTCGCATCCCTCTTCCGGATTCGCTCCGGGAACCAACGCCGTGTTTTTTCTGTTGACCGTTTTGGTTTTCCCTCTCTACCTTTATCATAATCCCGCCCGTTGGGACGCGATCGTCAGCCATTGGCCCGCCTTATTTTATGTTTTCCGGCCTTATACGATTCTGGGACATGGGCGTGATCTTTTGCTTCTCCTTATATTATGGCTCATCGGCCACGGTTTAGGAAAAGGAATTTTCGCACTGGCGCATCCCGCCAGGCGTGATGATCTGTCGTTCGCTTTTACGATTCCAATGGGTTGGTCGGTTTTATCTTTTGCCGTTTTTTCTCTCTCCATGGCGCAACGGCTCAATTCCTTGGCGATTGCTTTGACGTTAGCGATTTTATTCTTTGCGTCATGCGTATTTTGGCTGCGGAACAGGGCGCAATTGTCTTATGAGCCAAAAAGGATGATCCGAACTATTGCCGATGTTCCCTTTTATGTCAAGTTGTTTTGCTTGCTAATTTTGGTTTCGATATTTTACGCCTTCGTTTCTTCTCTTATGCCGCCTACGCAATCGGACGGGCTGCGTTATCATTTATCAGTTCCCAAGATTTACTTGAGTTATGGCGGTTTTGTCTTATTGCCGCACCTCGCGTTTTCCAATTTTCCCTTTTTAATCGAATATCTATATGCCATCCCATTGGCGTTCGGTTCGAATTGCGGACCGAAACTGATTCATTTTTCTTACTTTGTGTTTACGTTAGGCCTTTTGTACGATCTAGGGAAGAACCTTGGAGGACGGAATGGAGGGATTTTTTCCGTTTTATTATTAGCCGTTGTTCCTTTCGTTCCCATCTTTTCTTCCTGGTCGTTCATCGAATTCGGATTGACTTGTTACACGGTTATGGGATTCATCTTCTGCTTACGATCTATAGAACAACTTCGGGCGGGTGAAAACAGTAAAGCTACGCGAGAGGCGATTCTAGCCGGCCTATCAGGCGGATTGATTCTAGGCTGCAAGTATACTTCCTTGACAACTGTATTTTTCTTTCTATTCTTCATGCTGATTTTTGCAGGTAAAGGGAATTACCGGAGGGCGGCGGGACATGCCTTTCTCGCTGGAACGATTGCGGCGGTTCTCGCTTCGCCCTGGTATGTTAAGAATCTCGTTCTGTTAGGCAATCCGATATATCCTTTCGCCCGCAGTCTATTCCCAACGCCTTACTGGACGGATTTCAACGCCGCCTTTTTCGCCTATCATGCTGGATTAAAGGGCAATCTTAACGCATTGGCGCAATACAATTTATGGGAGAAAATCCTCGATTTCGCCACCCTGCCCGCCCGGATTACCTTCTTTCCCGGCGAAGAGCGCCATTTCCCGGAAAATTTCGGCGCCTGGCCCGTCGGGACTCTATGGCTGGCGCTCGCGCCTCTTTTACTGTTGCGGCGGCGATGGAATTTTCGTCTGACCGCATTGGTTCTCTTCTCTTTCATTTTATTCGTAACATGGGCTTATACTTACCGCGACACTCGCTTTCTGTTATCCTCAATGGCGCTATTGGCGCCGGTTCTCGCGGCGGGCATGACGGAGTTGATGGAACGTCCTCTGGTTCGCTGGCTGCTATTCGGCATGGCGTCTTACGGATTGATCTTCACGACCGGCCTCATGCTGCTCTACCGCGCGCATGACGCCCAAGGCCGTTATGATTCTTGGGGCAAGTACGATCCGTGGCTGGTGGTCAGCGGCAAAATTTCCGGCGAGCAATATCTGGAAGATTTCAACGAGTTCACCAAATACGAAAACCATGCGTTTCGTTTCCTGCGGGAGAATACGGCGCCGCATGAGAAAACGCTGCTGCACGGCATCGAGCATCCCTTCTACTGCCCCAACGATTTCGCCGGAGCGGACTGGTTCAATACCGACCCGCTGATCGCCTGGTCTTGGGAATGTTCGACGGCGCAGGAGTTGTTGGAGCGGCTGCGAAGCGAGAAGGTTCGCTATGTCATTTACCATTATGGAAAGATCAAACTGCCCGGCTATTATCAGTATTACCGCTTATTCCGGCTGCCGTTATCTCTTTCTCTGCCGCTGCTGAACGAATTGAATAAGCGCGAAAAGATGCGGGTTCAATATACCGATACGTATAACTATTGGCTGCGAACCCGCTACGAGGAGGAATTGCAACAGGCGGAAGCGCAGGCGCCGAATATCGCCATTCTCAACCAATTATTGGATGGCGGGATGCTGCCCGAAGTTTTCCGCTACGAAGCGTCGCCGAAGAATCCCTACGAAGGCATCTCCGTGCTGAAAGTCCCCGAATCCGCGCCGTGA
- a CDS encoding tetratricopeptide repeat protein, translated as MKSKSFVIALTVVIVLGCLAGYIAYKIHRANVISQGETLFRRGDYNGVVALLGPDVEGTSGGAPERLLTAQAYYRLREYDKAQTILEPLLQFGRETPGALALSGWIFIKKESPTQAQERFERLKSLNDKDYEAEAEAGLGGVSLLRGQSDDINLAKSYLTRNVTFSKPLPQTYMLLAELRSLLREYDAAIEAAQKAVDLAPRWSEPYVSLGKCYLAAGRNSEAEDAFSRALENGASKDETKFYLAKSLYYQGSLRQALSVLQELIDSEGEKTREALDDAAHISLALGEIDKALDYQQRAWALKKRPDAALQLYETLARLNKTEEAERFLEETVNSWPFLSGVHLERANRLLAKGDLRKAYSAYNNVLDYDSQNYLSYYNLGCISFLDKEEYQTIDFFAVAAKNAEEYFPAQLNNAVSMLFFEKETDAARALQNLKNRYPANYYVLQASALERFFFGDAKTALDLLDDFLKTNPKQASPWIVQGEMYLRLFQFQKARKCFEEALKIDPNSMRGQLGAAYAAYRLGDSQAAAALFGQVMQNRTGLDSAELDEAKNGTALIDLDRGEIASALNAWDELKNSPSAGRKFAAVNSTLVDAADPAELEIEALIKASSEKEPLPESSYNLAVYYDLLGRLDDASAAYERLISQYPSFLYGVFNLADHYRKRGRFADASALFERARQAAPDRVDVLNNEAAVLMKQQKYEESETLLKEAAEKEPGNTLIRFNMALARLMGGDAAGAAKHLEELRNSNAPAGLIRTIEGLIQAGKGKEEEALTEFASAQERDSHDPYAALNHGTALLKLGRYAEAEESLREAVSRDPSLAATHRALGLLYCKLGLYEEALERLQVSLKLDPSQADLNAIIKQIRGWMEG; from the coding sequence ATGAAATCGAAATCCTTCGTTATCGCGTTAACGGTCGTAATCGTCCTGGGATGCCTGGCGGGATACATCGCTTATAAAATCCATCGGGCAAACGTGATTTCCCAGGGGGAAACGCTGTTCCGGCGCGGCGATTACAACGGCGTCGTCGCTCTGCTGGGGCCGGATGTAGAAGGAACGTCGGGCGGCGCGCCGGAGCGCCTGCTGACGGCGCAGGCTTATTACCGTCTGAGAGAATACGACAAAGCCCAAACCATTCTCGAACCTCTGCTTCAATTCGGAAGAGAAACGCCGGGAGCATTGGCGCTCTCCGGCTGGATTTTTATCAAGAAGGAATCGCCAACGCAGGCTCAAGAACGTTTCGAGCGGTTAAAAAGCTTGAACGATAAGGATTACGAAGCGGAAGCCGAGGCGGGATTGGGCGGCGTTTCTCTCCTGCGAGGGCAAAGCGACGACATCAACCTGGCCAAGTCCTATCTCACTCGCAACGTTACGTTTAGCAAGCCACTTCCTCAAACCTACATGCTGTTGGCGGAATTGCGTAGTTTACTACGCGAATACGACGCAGCGATCGAAGCCGCCCAGAAAGCGGTAGACCTCGCTCCCCGATGGTCCGAGCCTTACGTTTCACTGGGAAAATGCTATTTGGCGGCGGGAAGGAATTCGGAGGCGGAGGATGCGTTCAGCCGGGCGTTGGAAAATGGAGCCTCCAAAGACGAGACCAAGTTTTACCTTGCAAAGTCGCTGTATTACCAAGGATCGCTGCGGCAAGCTCTTTCCGTATTGCAGGAATTGATCGACAGCGAGGGAGAAAAAACTCGGGAAGCGTTGGACGATGCGGCGCATATATCATTGGCGTTGGGAGAGATCGACAAGGCGTTGGACTATCAACAGCGGGCATGGGCGTTGAAAAAACGGCCCGACGCCGCCCTTCAGCTTTATGAAACCCTCGCCCGCTTGAACAAAACGGAAGAGGCGGAAAGGTTTTTGGAGGAGACGGTTAATAGTTGGCCGTTTCTCAGCGGAGTTCACTTGGAGAGGGCGAATCGGCTGTTGGCGAAAGGAGACCTGCGCAAAGCCTATTCGGCGTATAACAACGTTCTCGATTACGATTCACAGAATTATTTGTCCTATTACAACTTGGGCTGCATATCCTTTTTGGATAAAGAAGAATATCAAACCATAGATTTTTTCGCCGTCGCGGCTAAGAATGCGGAGGAGTATTTCCCCGCCCAATTGAATAACGCCGTCAGTATGCTCTTTTTCGAAAAGGAGACGGACGCCGCCCGCGCTCTGCAAAATTTAAAAAATCGCTATCCCGCTAATTACTATGTCCTGCAAGCCAGCGCGTTGGAGCGGTTCTTTTTCGGCGATGCAAAGACGGCTTTGGATTTGCTGGACGATTTTCTCAAAACCAATCCGAAACAAGCCAGTCCATGGATTGTCCAGGGCGAGATGTACTTGCGGCTCTTCCAATTCCAGAAAGCCAGAAAATGCTTCGAAGAAGCGTTGAAGATCGATCCCAATTCAATGCGCGGGCAATTGGGAGCGGCGTATGCCGCCTATCGCCTGGGCGATTCGCAAGCCGCCGCTGCTCTTTTCGGCCAAGTTATGCAAAATCGAACGGGACTGGATTCCGCCGAATTGGACGAGGCGAAAAATGGAACCGCCTTGATCGACCTCGACCGGGGCGAGATCGCTTCAGCGCTTAACGCTTGGGACGAATTGAAAAACTCCCCCAGCGCAGGACGGAAATTCGCGGCGGTTAATTCCACTCTTGTCGATGCCGCCGATCCGGCGGAATTGGAAATCGAGGCGCTCATAAAAGCTTCGTCCGAGAAGGAGCCGCTGCCGGAATCCTCTTATAATTTAGCGGTTTATTACGATCTTCTCGGACGTTTGGACGATGCCAGCGCCGCCTATGAGCGACTCATATCCCAATACCCTTCGTTTCTCTACGGCGTATTCAACCTGGCCGATCATTATCGCAAAAGGGGGCGTTTCGCCGATGCGTCCGCTTTATTCGAACGGGCGCGCCAGGCGGCTCCGGACCGGGTGGACGTCTTGAACAACGAAGCCGCCGTTCTTATGAAGCAACAGAAATATGAAGAATCGGAAACCCTCTTGAAGGAAGCGGCGGAAAAGGAACCCGGCAACACATTGATCCGATTCAACATGGCGTTAGCGCGCTTGATGGGGGGAGACGCCGCCGGGGCGGCGAAGCATTTGGAGGAACTGAGGAATTCGAACGCGCCTGCGGGTTTAATCCGGACGATCGAGGGTTTGATTCAGGCGGGCAAGGGAAAAGAGGAAGAAGCGTTGACCGAGTTCGCTTCGGCGCAGGAAAGGGATTCCCATGACCCCTACGCCGCTCTCAACCATGGAACGGCGCTTCTCAAGTTAGGCCGTTACGCGGAAGCGGAAGAAAGCCTGCGCGAGGCCGTTTCGCGAGATCCCTCATTGGCGGCTACGCATCGTGCGTTGGGTTTGCTTTATTGCAAGTTAGGATTGTACGAAGAAGCGTTGGAACGGTTGCAAGTCTCCTTGAAACTGGATCCCTCGCAAGCCGATTTGAATGCGATTATTAAACAAATTCGCGGATGGATGGAAGGATAA
- a CDS encoding GspE/PulE family protein: protein MANYEKEAPVLNGAPAEGEIEKKDIQYQLEEESAQRLQDVDYATVEVGQEDMLESLARQAHMDIVSLRARRLMPDVVNLLPEKLARRYTAIIIDREGDEITIAISDPFNLDANDALNFRFTGMTIHWMLAREDEIRIAIERYYKGDQAIVEDMLAQISEDDKFGVDKSAKTYKEMLQENIGVDDEGPIMRLVDLIFEEAVRSRASDIHFEPFEDKFIVRFRIDGVLHEIQSPSKKLQGPILSRLKLMSGMDLSEKRVPQDGRIQKVILGRHFDFRVSALPALHGESVVTRLLEQSGVLLGLEQIGFLEDNIEKFKSMIRRPHGIILMTGPTGSGKTTTLYSALNVINNIDTKIVTVENPVEYQIEGINQVQINDDIGLSFVMALRSILRQAPNVILVGEIRDLETAEIAISAAMTGHLVFSTLHTNDAPGANTRLVEMGIKPFLVASAIQAVIAQRLVRTICKECKEPYEPDLLVIKDLGFNPDEYKGQVFYRGKGCENCNYTGYRGRTAIHEVLENSDEIRELVLQNATSDQIRAMARKQGMRILREDGWLKVLRGQTTMVEVARITAADEA from the coding sequence ATGGCGAATTACGAAAAAGAGGCACCCGTACTGAACGGCGCTCCCGCCGAGGGAGAGATCGAGAAAAAAGATATCCAGTATCAGCTCGAGGAAGAGAGCGCCCAACGGCTGCAGGACGTGGATTACGCCACGGTAGAAGTCGGCCAGGAGGATATGCTGGAATCGCTGGCGCGGCAAGCCCACATGGATATCGTTTCCTTGCGCGCCCGCCGCCTGATGCCGGATGTTGTGAATCTGTTGCCGGAGAAGCTGGCTCGGCGCTACACCGCCATCATTATCGACCGGGAAGGCGACGAAATCACGATCGCCATCAGCGATCCCTTCAATCTTGATGCGAACGATGCGCTCAATTTCCGCTTTACGGGGATGACGATCCACTGGATGCTCGCAAGAGAAGACGAGATCCGCATCGCCATCGAACGTTATTACAAAGGCGACCAGGCGATCGTTGAAGATATGCTCGCCCAGATCAGCGAAGACGATAAATTCGGCGTGGATAAAAGCGCCAAAACCTACAAGGAAATGTTGCAAGAAAACATTGGGGTGGACGATGAAGGTCCGATTATGCGCTTGGTGGACCTCATCTTCGAAGAGGCCGTCCGTTCGAGGGCGTCGGATATTCACTTCGAACCGTTCGAAGATAAATTCATCGTCCGGTTCCGCATCGACGGCGTGCTTCACGAAATCCAATCTCCCAGCAAAAAATTGCAAGGTCCGATTCTCTCTCGTCTCAAACTCATGAGCGGCATGGACCTATCGGAAAAGCGCGTACCACAAGACGGACGCATCCAGAAGGTGATCCTGGGCCGTCATTTCGACTTCCGCGTCTCCGCGCTGCCCGCGCTTCATGGGGAGAGCGTCGTTACGCGTTTGCTGGAGCAATCGGGCGTATTGCTCGGTTTGGAGCAGATCGGATTTTTGGAAGACAATATCGAAAAATTCAAATCGATGATCCGCCGTCCGCATGGAATCATCCTGATGACGGGGCCGACCGGTTCGGGAAAGACGACGACGCTCTATTCCGCATTGAACGTCATCAACAACATCGATACGAAGATTGTTACCGTCGAGAACCCGGTCGAGTATCAGATCGAAGGCATCAACCAGGTGCAAATCAACGACGACATCGGCCTATCCTTCGTTATGGCGTTGCGCTCCATCTTGCGCCAAGCGCCCAACGTCATCCTCGTCGGTGAAATCCGCGACTTGGAAACGGCGGAAATCGCCATCAGCGCCGCCATGACCGGACACCTGGTTTTCTCCACGCTGCACACGAACGACGCTCCCGGCGCCAACACCCGCTTGGTGGAAATGGGCATCAAGCCCTTCTTGGTCGCTTCCGCCATCCAAGCCGTTATCGCCCAGCGTTTGGTGCGAACCATCTGCAAGGAATGCAAAGAGCCATACGAACCGGATCTCCTCGTAATTAAAGACCTGGGCTTCAATCCGGACGAATATAAAGGACAGGTATTCTATCGGGGAAAGGGATGCGAGAATTGCAACTACACGGGGTATCGCGGCCGAACCGCCATCCACGAGGTTCTGGAAAACTCGGACGAAATCCGCGAGTTGGTTTTGCAAAACGCCACCAGCGACCAAATTCGCGCTATGGCCCGCAAGCAGGGGATGAGAATTCTGCGCGAGGACGGATGGCTGAAAGTTCTGCGCGGCCAAACGACAATGGTGGAAGTGGCTCGCATCACCGCCGCCGATGAAGCATAA